One region of Nitrospinaceae bacterium genomic DNA includes:
- a CDS encoding sulfite oxidase-like oxidoreductase has translation MYDPNSKRIQGREKLIQYRKALHEKQAWKGEMPMGEGELNRNGNPKIPPGQRVTQNWPVLDLGVQPELDEITWNLTVSGLVKNVKTFSWDEFMELPQVEDVSDFHCVTSWSRMDNNWKGVRFRDIVNHCELLPGAKFVYIKAFDAYSTNLPLDEAMKEDVLLVHEWEGHPITRDHGGPVRMITPQLYAWKGAKWIGEIVIRDYDELGFWEKRGYSNTAEPWLNDRYS, from the coding sequence ATGTACGATCCGAATTCAAAGCGCATTCAAGGCCGGGAAAAGCTGATTCAATACCGCAAGGCCCTGCATGAAAAGCAAGCATGGAAGGGAGAAATGCCCATGGGGGAAGGTGAATTGAACCGCAACGGCAATCCCAAAATCCCTCCCGGTCAAAGGGTGACGCAGAACTGGCCGGTTCTGGACCTTGGGGTTCAACCGGAACTGGACGAGATCACGTGGAATTTAACCGTTTCCGGTTTGGTAAAAAACGTCAAAACGTTTTCCTGGGACGAATTCATGGAACTTCCACAGGTCGAGGATGTGTCGGATTTTCATTGCGTAACCAGCTGGAGCCGGATGGACAATAACTGGAAAGGCGTTCGTTTCCGGGACATCGTCAACCACTGTGAACTGCTTCCCGGCGCTAAATTTGTCTATATAAAGGCTTTTGACGCCTATTCCACCAATCTGCCCCTGGATGAAGCCATGAAGGAGGACGTTTTGCTCGTTCACGAGTGGGAGGGTCACCCGATCACCCGCGACCACGGCGGTCCGGTGCGTATGATCACCCCGCAACTTTACGCCTGGAAGGGGGCTAAGTGGATTGGCGAGATCGTCATCCGCGATTATGACGAACTCGGGTTCTGGGAAAAACGCGGCTATTCCAACACCGCGGAGCCCTGGCTCAACGACCGCTATTCATAG